The DNA segment GCATTGATCAGGGCATTGACCACTCTGGAATTTTCCGCAAGGCGGTATAATGTAATATTGATTTCTGTTACTTTCGGATCAATTGCAGCTTCTCTGAGGAACAGGATGATGTAATCGTACGACTGATAAGGCAGGTTGATCAGGTAATCCCGTGTGGCCAGTTTATTGAAAATACTTTCCGTGCGGTGTAATCCTGCCACTTTGATCGCTGGGTTTGGGGCATATTCCAGTTCTTTCCCCCCTACATTCGGGAAGGAGATAAAATCGCCGAACCTATGGTAACGGTTTCCGGGGATCAGGCTTTCCGCCTCAATTTTCATTTTATTCACGAGTACGGTCAGCATCTCGAAAGGCATTTCCGTATCGTACAGCAAGCGCATTGGCTTTCCTTTTTTGCGTTTATCAAGGCTGGTTCTCAGTTCTTCAATAAACTTATCGCTTACATTTTTATCGATGTCCAGCTCGGCATCTCTGGTCAGCTGAATGGAATAAGCATCAAGCTCATCGTAGTTAAAAACATAAAATATATCGTCCAGGCAGTATTTGATGATGTCTTCTGCAAGGATAATGAACTTAAGGCCATTGGTTTCCGGTAAGACCAAAAACCTTGGAAGGTCGGGAGGCAGTTCAATCAGGGAATACCTTGCACTTGTTTTGGATGACTTTTTAGACAATCTTACGAAAAAGTACAGGTAGCGATCCTTGAGTTCCGGAAAAGGTTTATCCAGGTCTACCATGATGGGAACAAGGTTAGAAAGGATCTTATCGCGGAAATGGTTTCTGACGAACTCTCCCCTGGCTACGTTGAGCTGGGTTTCATTCAGGATAAAGATCCTGTTTTGTGCCAGTTCATTGATCAGGGTGGCCTGGAACAACTGTTCGAACTTCCGTTCCTGTTTGACTACAATATTCTTTATTTCATTTAAGATCTTTTTGGGATTGAAGCCCAGTAAGGCCTTTGCTTTTTCGTTTAGGTTTGCTAAACGACTCATTGTGGCTACCCTAACCCTATAAAACTCTTCCAGATTGGAAGAGAATATAGACAGGAACTTGATCCGCTCAATCAGGGGAACCGTTTCATCTGCAGCTTCCTGCAAGACCCGTTCGTTAAAATATAACCAACTGATCTCTCTATTTAGAAATGGTGCCTTTTTTCTCGTCATGTATAAAATAAAAAAATCCCTGTAAGAAACAGGGATGCTCAAAACTGCAAATTCTATTGTTAAGTAATTGTTAATTATTACCTAACCATAGAACTAAAACTTAACCTCCCGCTATTTGCTCTCTACCGCATCCTTGACAGGTGTTGCAGGTTCAGCAGCTGCTTCAGGTTTTGCTTCAGGAGTTTCTGTTTTTGCCGGAGCGGCTTTCGGTGCTGCCGCTTTTGTCGCTGCAGGTTTAGCTGTCGCAGGTTTAGCAGCAGCAACAGGTTTCGTGGCCGGAGCCTTAGTGGCAACAGGTTTCTTCGCAACAGCAGGTTTTGCTGCAGGCTTAGCCGCTGCTTTAGCAGGTGCTTTTACTGCGGCCACCACTTCTTTTTTCGCATCGGCAGTGCTCTCAGCTACTGCTTTAGCAGCAGGTTTTGCTTTAGCAACCACGTTTTTAGCGGTTTTAGCAATAGCATCAGCCGCTTTTTCTTCCGTAGCGATCGCTTCAACTTTCACGCTTTGAACTACCGGTTTTGCTTTTGCAACGGCTTTCTTAACGACTTTCTTTGCATTTTTAACGTCTTTGGAAACTTCTTTCTTTACCTCTTTCTTTACAGATTTAGCTTTTTTCTCCGCTTTCTTTCCAGCTTTCTCTGCTTTCTTTTTAACGTTATCACTTGCAGCAGCTGCTTCTTCCAGTTTCTCGTTTACCGCTTTCCTTACTTCCAGGAATTTCTTAGACAATTTACCAGCTACAACTTTACTTGCTTTGGCAATATCATCCCCTATTTTCTCGGCATCATGGCCTAAATGTTTTACTACTTCAAAGAACTTATCACTAAGACTCTTTTCCAATTGTTTTTTGGCTGCCTTTTTATCAGCTTTCTTTTGTACTCTTGATTTATTGCCTTTCATATTCTTTTATTTATAAGTTTTATTGTTGATCGTATTCTTTGTTTAATGTTTTATATTTGTGAGAACAACCCTCAACGGGTTAATTTTTACGTTAAATCTAATATATTTTTTATTCTAAAGCTATAATCATGCCCACTTTTGATATTGTAAGTAAAGTTGACGCGCAAACTTTTGATAACGCGATGAACAATGCAAAAAAAGAAATCCTGAACCGTTATGATTTCAACACTTCTAAAAGTACGATAGACCATGATAAGAAGACCAATCAGATCACTATTGTAACAGAGGATGATATGCGTTTAAAAGCAATTCAGGACGCTATTATTTCCAGAATGGTTAAACAAGGACTGGATTCCAGCAGTTTGGATTTTGGTAAAGAGCAATATGCTTCAGGAAATATGATCAGAAAAGAGATCTCTGTAAAAGAAGGTATTGACAAAGAAACCGCTAAAAAAATTGTTGCAAAAATAAAAGCAAGCGGACTAAAAGTTCAGGCTTCGATGATGGATGACCAGGTTCGTGTACAGAGCAAGAGCATTGATGACCTTCAGGCAGTCATTTCTCTTTGCAGAGGCGAAGACTTCGGACAGCCATTACAGTTCATCAATATGCGTAACTAACTTTTGTTACCTCATCTTATCCTCAGGATTTCCCTTAAATAAGATGAGGTAATTTTATAAGTATAAACCGATACTCATGGAAATTATTGATAGTGGTTTTATTTATTCAGACGACCCACAGAAAATAGATGCTGTTGCGGTCCACCATTACCTGAGCACCCAATCCTACTGGGCGCAGAACATCCCTTTACAAACAGTTCAGAAATCCATAGACAATTCTCTTTGTTTTGGCATCTATAAAGATTCAGCACAGGTTGGATTTGCCAGATGGATTACGGATAAGGCGACCTTTGCCTACCTTGCTGATGTCTATGTTTCCGAGATCTACCGCGGCCAGGGTCTTTCCAAAAAACTGATGTCCCTCATGCTTTTCCACCCTGACCTGCAAGGGCTGAGAAGGTACATGCTCGCCACCATGGATGCGCATGGATTATATGAACAATTTGGCTTTAAGCACATAGAACATCCGGAAAGGCTGATGGCGGTAGTCATCAAAGACGCTTACCTTTAAACCGTTTTCACATCTCCTTCGCTGTAGTCCCTGATATCGGCAATGTATCCGTTCAGGATCAGGAAGTCGAACAACGGTTTTGCATCCGGTGTTACGGGCATATTGGCACTGGTGATGACCGTATTGGTCTTTTTATCTAAAAACGGGTAAGCGAATAAGCGCACATTCTTGCTGAACATGTCGCTCACATAACTCAAAAGCTGACTGGAATAATTATCTCCGAAATTACTGGAGTTGAACACAAATTTAAGGTTGTTGATGTTCGTAGAAATCCCCACACTTTTCGGCTTGCAACGGTCTAAATATTTAGCCAGTTTGTTGTGTCTTGTAAAGTTAGAAACCATCACCAGGTTGCCCGTTTTACACATATCTTCTGCTCTTTTGGCCACGGCCTCCAGGTCAAAGCTTTCCGGTTCTTCCTCTCCTGAGCTCAACACATTCGACATCAGTACTTCAATCAAAACACTTAAGTTCTCTTTGCTGACGCTTTCTGAGTGCACAAACTGATCCACCGCCTTATTTAACATGCTAAAATTAGGATTGGATTTCTGCGCATATTTGGTCCGCAAGATCATGATGTCCTTTTTATACAAAAGGTCTTTAGGTAAACAAGGCTTACCCAGGGAATCAAATATAGCGGCATCCGAGAAGTCCTTTACGATCAGATAAAGGTTTAAAAGGATGTTATTGATGTTTTTAAATGCAGGTCCGTTTACAGAGATTAAATCGATCTCCACAGAACCTACAGTCAGGTTATCTGCCAGAGATTCGATCATTGTTTTCGGATCCTGGTTATAGTAGAAAGCAGCATAAACAAGGTTTACGCCAATAATTCCCAATACATTCTGCTGCAAGGCAGCATCAGTATCAAGTAGCCTTACATGGAAAAAGATCTCGTTGGGTTCCCCTCCCGGCTCTGCCTGAAAACGGATTCCGATCCAGCCATGCGGATCATTTGATTTGTTATAATTTAAAGTTGTTACCGTATCTGCAAAGGCAAAGAAAGTACGGTCGTCGTATTTCTCTCCGTTTAACCTTTCGTTCAACAAGGCAAACTCATGGCCCAGCATTTTCAATAACCTGGATTGACTCACATATCTTCCTGATTCTTCGACACCATAGATCGCATCACTAAAGGTCATGTCGTAAGCAGACATGGTCTTAGCAACCGTTCCTGAAGCAGCCCCTGCGGTAAAAAAGTTACGGGCCACTTCCTGTCCTGCACCAATCTCTGCAAAGGTTCCGTAGATCTTAGGGTTTAAGTTAATCTTCAAAGCTTTACGCTTGGTATCCAGAATTTCTCTTTCCATTTTGCAAAAATAACACAATAACGCGGAATTCAGGCCATAAAATTGCCTATCTTGATTTCAATTTTTTCAAGATCAAAACACTACCTTGGTTGTCAGATGCTAAACGTTAGAAACCTCGACATACAATTCCTGAATAAAGAAGACAAATCCTGGCTAAAAGCTGTGAATGACATCAGTTTCAGGCTGGAGAAAGGAAAAGTACTCGGCATTGTCGGGGAATCGGGATCAGGCAAATCGGTGACTTCATTTTCCATCATGAGGCTTCATGATCCGGAAAGCACAAAAATTACCGGCGACATTGAGTTCGATAAAATTGACCTGCTTGCTTTATCTCCGGCAGAGATCAGAAAATACAGAGGCAATAAGATTGCGATGATTTTTCAGGAACCCATGACCTCCCTGAATCCTGTATTTACCTGCGGCTATCAGGTTCAGGAAGCGATCATCCTGCATCAGCATACCAGCAAAAGCGAAGCCCGGGAGAAGACCATTGAATTGTTTAAAGAAGTACAGCTCCCCCGCCCTGAGCAGATCTTTGAAAGCTACCCGCATCAGCTTTCCGGCGGACAAAAACAAAGGGTAATGATTGCGATGGCGCTGAGCTGTAATCCGGAATTGTTAATCGCTGATGAACCGACCACGGCATTGGATGTAACCGTTCAAAAAACAATTCTTGAGTTGTTGCTGAGGATAAAAGAAGAACGTCAGATGGCCATGATCTTTATCTCCCATGACCTGGCCGTCATCCGCGAAATTGCAGACGAGGTAGCCGTGATGTATAAGGGAAATATTGTAGAACAGGGGCCGGCTAAATATTTATTTGAATCGCCGGAACATCCCTATACCA comes from the Pedobacter sp. FW305-3-2-15-E-R2A2 genome and includes:
- the ppk1 gene encoding polyphosphate kinase 1; translation: MTRKKAPFLNREISWLYFNERVLQEAADETVPLIERIKFLSIFSSNLEEFYRVRVATMSRLANLNEKAKALLGFNPKKILNEIKNIVVKQERKFEQLFQATLINELAQNRIFILNETQLNVARGEFVRNHFRDKILSNLVPIMVDLDKPFPELKDRYLYFFVRLSKKSSKTSARYSLIELPPDLPRFLVLPETNGLKFIILAEDIIKYCLDDIFYVFNYDELDAYSIQLTRDAELDIDKNVSDKFIEELRTSLDKRKKGKPMRLLYDTEMPFEMLTVLVNKMKIEAESLIPGNRYHRFGDFISFPNVGGKELEYAPNPAIKVAGLHRTESIFNKLATRDYLINLPYQSYDYIILFLREAAIDPKVTEINITLYRLAENSRVVNALINAAKNGKKVNCLVELKARFDEQANIFWSTRLKEEGVNVNYGLTDYKVHSKICLVKRMEKGRAVYYANLATGNFNEKTARIYCDHSIFTSKKEITHDLLKLFTALNKKTVATGFKHLIVSPLESRTKFYGLIDREIRIAKQGKPAYMILKVNSLADEGVVEKLYEASNAGVKIKMIVRGICTLVPGIVGFSENITVISIIDKFLEHARVFIFGNNGKEEMFLSSADLMSRNFEHRVEVGFPVLDKEVRQEIRDIIEFQLQDNVKARDITKLNNNKYHKNRINTKVRAQVQTYNYLKNKHQ
- a CDS encoding YajQ family cyclic di-GMP-binding protein translates to MPTFDIVSKVDAQTFDNAMNNAKKEILNRYDFNTSKSTIDHDKKTNQITIVTEDDMRLKAIQDAIISRMVKQGLDSSSLDFGKEQYASGNMIRKEISVKEGIDKETAKKIVAKIKASGLKVQASMMDDQVRVQSKSIDDLQAVISLCRGEDFGQPLQFINMRN
- a CDS encoding GNAT family N-acetyltransferase, giving the protein MEIIDSGFIYSDDPQKIDAVAVHHYLSTQSYWAQNIPLQTVQKSIDNSLCFGIYKDSAQVGFARWITDKATFAYLADVYVSEIYRGQGLSKKLMSLMLFHPDLQGLRRYMLATMDAHGLYEQFGFKHIEHPERLMAVVIKDAYL
- a CDS encoding nicotinamide mononucleotide adenylyltransferase, which produces MEREILDTKRKALKINLNPKIYGTFAEIGAGQEVARNFFTAGAASGTVAKTMSAYDMTFSDAIYGVEESGRYVSQSRLLKMLGHEFALLNERLNGEKYDDRTFFAFADTVTTLNYNKSNDPHGWIGIRFQAEPGGEPNEIFFHVRLLDTDAALQQNVLGIIGVNLVYAAFYYNQDPKTMIESLADNLTVGSVEIDLISVNGPAFKNINNILLNLYLIVKDFSDAAIFDSLGKPCLPKDLLYKKDIMILRTKYAQKSNPNFSMLNKAVDQFVHSESVSKENLSVLIEVLMSNVLSSGEEEPESFDLEAVAKRAEDMCKTGNLVMVSNFTRHNKLAKYLDRCKPKSVGISTNINNLKFVFNSSNFGDNYSSQLLSYVSDMFSKNVRLFAYPFLDKKTNTVITSANMPVTPDAKPLFDFLILNGYIADIRDYSEGDVKTV